The DNA region TACCAAATACAACAATAACCACAGACATTACTGTTGCCAATACCGGCCGCTTAATACTTACTGAGGATAAACTCATATTGGTTTATTTAATAACTTTTAAAATTTTCAAAGGCACTTTTGGCCGCATTTGGATCAGGCCCGATACTACCACACTGTCGCCAGGCTTTAAGCCTTCAATAACCTGGATCTTTGTATCGGTTCGCAGATCTGTTTTTACCGGTTTTGACATGGCTTTACCATTGTGGTAGATCCAAACCAGGCTGCTTTTCAAATCGGGAATAACCGCCTCTGTTGGCAGCAAAATGGTTTTAGGAATTTGATCAAGCGTTAAATTGATCTTGGCAAAGCTGCCCGCGGTAAGTATTCCTTTAGGGTTAGGTGCCTTAGCGCGCACAGTAATAGTGCGTGAGCTTGCATCAATTGAAGGGTCAATGGCATATACCGTACCCACAAAACTCTCCATCGAGCTTTCTGTCTTGAACCTGATCTTACTGCCGGGGCCAAGTATAGAAAGGTACCTTTCAGGCACAGCAAAAGTTACTTTTGCCGGATCGATATTAACCAGATCGGCAATAGGCGATGATGGCGAGAGGTAACTGCCCGGGCTCACATTCCGTAAACCGATAGTCCCCGAAAAGGGCGCACGGATCTCGGTACGGGCAATCTGCGCCTTAATTACATTTGCGGCAGCTTTTAACGAATTTAATGATGTTAATGAAGTATCGTATTCCTCCTGGCTTATGGCTTCTTTTTGAAGCAACTGGCGGTTACGGCTTTCCTGTTGCTTTGCCAATGCCACCTGGTACTGGTTTTGCTGCAACGATGCTTCCAGGTCCTGGTTGTACACTTTAACCAGCAACTGGCCCTTTGTTACTTTAGTACCTTCATTAAAGTAGATCCCGGTAATATTACCTGCTGTTTGGCTTATCAGGCTTACCTTTTCATTGGCATCAATGGTGCCGGTAATATCAATAATGTTGTTTACGGCGGTATCTTTAACTATCATTACTTTAACCCCTACCGCGCCGCCGCCTTTTTTCTTATCGCCCTTGCCCGAAGCCATAGCCGCGGCCGATTTCTTTGCCCCTTCGCTAAAAAATTTATTGTAAATTAAATAGGCAACCAGCAGGGCCAGCGCCGTGTAAATAATATATTTCGTTTTCATACTTTGTTTAATCCGTGTGTGATTTAGCTTGTAGGGTTGTTTCGGGTGATACCAATGGTTTTAAATTTTTATGCATGCGGGTAAGTACGCTTTCAAATACCTGCATATCGGCTTCGGATATGCCTTCGGTAATATCCGCGTTGATGGCTTCAAATGTTTCGATGATCTGCGGAACGGCCAATTTTGCCTTATCGGTAACGCGGAGCAATTGCTGCCGCCTGTCGTTCGGGTTGTTTTCGCGGTAAACAAAGCCTTTTG from Mucilaginibacter sp. SJ includes:
- a CDS encoding efflux RND transporter periplasmic adaptor subunit, which codes for MKTKYIIYTALALLVAYLIYNKFFSEGAKKSAAAMASGKGDKKKGGGAVGVKVMIVKDTAVNNIIDITGTIDANEKVSLISQTAGNITGIYFNEGTKVTKGQLLVKVYNQDLEASLQQNQYQVALAKQQESRNRQLLQKEAISQEEYDTSLTSLNSLKAAANVIKAQIARTEIRAPFSGTIGLRNVSPGSYLSPSSPIADLVNIDPAKVTFAVPERYLSILGPGSKIRFKTESSMESFVGTVYAIDPSIDASSRTITVRAKAPNPKGILTAGSFAKINLTLDQIPKTILLPTEAVIPDLKSSLVWIYHNGKAMSKPVKTDLRTDTKIQVIEGLKPGDSVVVSGLIQMRPKVPLKILKVIK
- a CDS encoding MarR family winged helix-turn-helix transcriptional regulator → MELIEPISRKLIRLGKLYLNVLVKHTIHLDVTRYHYILSLIYFHDGQLTQNALANLLGKDKSAMVSIINLLTAKGFVYRENNPNDRRQQLLRVTDKAKLAVPQIIETFEAINADITEGISEADMQVFESVLTRMHKNLKPLVSPETTLQAKSHTD